One window of the Tubulanus polymorphus chromosome 11, tnTubPoly1.2, whole genome shotgun sequence genome contains the following:
- the LOC141913014 gene encoding gonadotropin-releasing hormone receptor-like, producing the protein MTQISDGSFPPLDGVNLSSEACLNWTRADASNITARPSGCYRNNASFAINATTASDASGSGQWSAEVIQRIVTLSIIVVMTILGNSFILVILTCSKTRRMNSRVNIFIINLAIGDLCVCVVTMTTEILFAAFDHWVLGAAACKIILYGQIVTLASTTFLLTTMSFDRYLALCKPLSLRCSSARVRQWMIALSWVAALIFALPQLFIFVQIQKTNNGVVTYQCASKGYTAFWQRKVYFTFLASYILVIPSIIISFCYINIVRVVWQQGRDFGLPKSCTSSTSTSTRSTAYTMRKCVSDQKAIPRVRLRTIKMTLCIIILFIACWTPYFITHLVRIYSEYTIKPPRAVMAFAETVALLQSALNPILYGCFNIKLKRGLSEVFCQNRNRRFYNGRSGFYSEYYSCSDENASSAPHQSRKQSLLRGHPRDLNGYNTNSELNASPNRRQIPVANRKRPSWRERIFKGRGESAATAGTYSVTLNVPLRGDNATSEVVTSI; encoded by the coding sequence ATGACCCAAATCTCCGACGGCAGCTTTCCACCACTAGACGGCGTTAACCTTTCATCGGAAGCGTGTTTGAATTGGACGCGCGCGGACGCTTCGAATATCACCGCCCGTCCGTCGGGTTGTTACCGAAACAATGCCAGCTTCGCCATCAACGCGACGACGGCGTCCGATGCGTCGGGAAGCGGACAATGGAGCGCCGAGGTCATTCAGAGAATCGTCACGTTGTCGATCATCGTCGTGATGACGATTCTGGGAAACAGTTTCATTCTGGTGATTTTAACGTGTAGCAAAACGCGTCGCATGAACAGCCGCGTCAACATCTTCATCATAAACCTAGCCATCGGGGATCTGTGCGTGTGCGTCGTGACCATGACCACGGAAATCCTGTTCGCCGCTTTCGACCACTGGGTGCTGGGCGCGGCCGCCTGCAAAATCATCCTCTACGGCCAAATAGTGACCCTAGCCAGTACGACATTCCTTTTGACGACGATGAGTTTCGACCGCTATCTGGCGCTGTGTAAGCCGCTTTCTTTGCGTTGCAGCAGCGCCCGCGTGCGCCAGTGGATGATCGCCCTGTCGTGGGTAGCCGCGTTGATTTTCGCGTTGCCCCAGTTATTCATATTCGTGCAAATTCAAAAAACTAACAACGGAGTAGTTACGTACCAGTGCGCCAGTAAAGGATACACGGCCTTCTGGCAAAGGAAAGTATACTTCACCTTCTTGGCGTCGTACATTCTCGTTATACCAAGCATCATCATATCATTCTGTTATATAAATATAGTGCGCGTCGTCTGGCAACAGGGCAGGGATTTCGGGCTGCCGAAAAGTTGTACGTCGTCCACATCGACGTCGACCCGTTCGACGGCGTACACGATGAGAAAATGCGTTTCCGATCAAAAGGCGATTCCGCGCGTTCGCCTGAGGACTATAAAAATGACCTTATGTATTATCATACTGTTCATAGCTTGTTGGACGCCGTATTTTATCACGCATCTCGTACGGATATACAGCGAATATACGATCAAACCGCCCAGGGCCGTCATGGCTTTCGCGGAAACCGTTGCCTTGTTACAAAGTGCTTTAAACCCGATTCTGTACGGCTGTTTCAACATCAAACTGAAACGCGGCCTGTCCGAGGTGTTCTGTCAGAATCGCAATCGCAGATTCTACAACGGCCGCAGCGGGTTCTACTCGGAATATTATTCCTGTTCGGACGAGAACGCGTCCAGCGCGCCCCATCAGTCGCGCAAGCAGTCGCTGCTGCGCGGGCATCCGCGTGACCTGAACGGTTACAATACGAACAGCGAGCTAAACGCCAGCCCGAACCGTCGACAGATTCCGGTCGCCAACAGGAAAAGACCTAGCTGGCGAGAACGTATTTTCAAAGGTCGTGGGGAGTCGGCAGCCACGGCCGGGACGTACTCCGTCACTTTGAACGTCCCGCTACGAGGGGACAATGCTACTTCCGAAGTAGTTACTTCTATCTAG